The genomic region atatgATATACAATGCTCAACCTTACTAATTCAAGCCTAAACTATGTAAGAATACTAGCtttcaagtatatatattaccTATAAATACTAACTATCCTTCTTTCTTTACAGTAGGCTTGCTTCTTTCTTTATATAAGAGCGAGCatgatataaatataaactGAACTTGGAAAGATTATTTTCCTGTTCTCCCGCTTCGTTGATGCATGCTCAGTGTCATGATTTAACTTACTTTAAGTGTTTCTAGAAGGGCAAGAAGTAATATATAGCCCATCAGCTGATAGAATTGAAAGTAAAAGCATGCATTGCGAATTGGATTCTTCAGGCCACAAAATCTGGCAACAATTGCGCAGCAAACCTTTTTCTGTTTTGCATCTCAATGTTCTCATAACCGGTGCTCGAATGAGAAGCTTGTTGGTTGTTGATCCCACAGAAATCAGATTCGCTTGGTCCTAATTCTAACCTTCTTCCTAGCTGAATGTTCTGGTTTGATAGGAAGTTTTGTTGGTTCCCCGAGAGTGAGAGATTGTCACAATGGGGAAGGCCAAGAGTGAGGGAAACACTGTTTCCAGGAAACCTTGGTGTCAGCTGCTCAGGATCAAACCTCCCAATCTCTCCCATAGTACTGTATGTGCCAAATCCGCCGCCATGATTAGCCGTTCCAGTTAATAATGAGTAACTATCCTTGGATAGCCTTTCCTCACCGAACTTTATGTTGATTTCCCTTGTTTCACCTTGCTTCATGTCCATGTCCATTGAAAGGATACTACTAGGGGAATTGTGCATGTCATTGATACCCCTGGGTTTTTTTGGGCTTCTTCGAGTAGCAGTACCATCAAGGTCAGATGATCCAATGAGATTGAAGGCTGTTTGTGGCAGAAGGGACCCTCCCATGGGAGATGTGGAGATTGTAGAGTTTGAAAATTCAGTAGGGGAAGTATTCTGATTGATGGATTTGTCAGGCTTGGATTGAGTTTTAACTTGATCCATCTTAAGTGCCGCACTCTCTTGCTGGGCACTGGAACTAGACCCTGACTCCTTTTGCTCACTTTTGTTTCCATTCTCTTCACTGCCATTCCTTTCTCGTTCCTTGACTTCTTCCAAATACATTTCTTCAACCATTGGCTTCCAAAGGCGAACTCGAGCATTTATAAACCAGTTAGACACCTGCATTTCAAGTTAAATTGTACACGAACTACTTTAGCCTTTTTCCCTATGAATAGAAGATAAAGAACAATGATCAAAGAGAATTAGTAAACATATACATAAATTGAAGTTGGAGCACATACCTGGCTTCTAGTAAGCCCTGTTTGTTTAGCCAGCATGTGTTTGTCTGAATCTTTAGGATACCTGAAGCGACAAAGTAAAAGGAACTTCGAATGAGCTAAACATAATTTACGTATATGATATCATCTACGAAGAGGATTTCTGGTTCAAAGTTAATTGTCAAAGAAGTACATACGGATGAAGGAAATGCTCGAACAGCCAAGCACGAAGAACAGAAACAGCTCGTTCAGGTAATCCTCTCTGGGGTCTCCAAGCATTGTGTTGCATCATTCCCAACTGCTGCAGCGCCCGTTGTTGTCGAAGCTGATGGTCAACAAATCTTAGTCTTGAACCCTCAACTTTTGCACCTAAGCAATCCTCTTCTCCTAAACTCTTGCTTGTGGCTTTGATTTGTCCAGATATTGCATCTTTAAGACAGCGGAATTGCTTCGAAATTGTCTGCAAAGCGAGGGCGGTGTATGATCTTGCTGCACCAAATCCTGCTGCCTGCTCGAACGAAGAAACTACAATTTGCATTTGGTGATGGTACTGCCTGTATCTTTGCTCCACCTTCAAGttcatcaccaaaggaaaacaaaagaagaaaaagaaaaacgaaaATCAGTagaaatatacatataaaattatcttgataattaaaaaagacaAGACAAAGTAAGCACATCTTTAATGTTCCAAATATTAGTGGAATCGTCTGGTAAAGTAAGATCACTTTCACTGCTAGTACCGAAGTTGTCTTAAGTGAAATAGATTTTGCAGCTAATGGACCCAGTCTACCTGCACCTTATTAACTCTAGGCCAAGCTTGCACGCCTAGTGAAGCAATAGAAAccatgagaaagaaaaaaaggagatGAGAATCACTCGCCACAAGTTTTGATGACAGCTCAATGTTTTCCGAATGCCTGATCATGACTAAAGAGGGTCCCAAGCTAACCAAttccatatatataatatatttattatatcaAACAATATCTTGTCTGTTGAATATCGAGTACGGCAAGATTTTGAACTATTCATTAGTATACTACTATAATTTATAGTATATAATTCCATTAGAGGTAGCTAAAACTGTTGCAGAATGAAAATTCTTTCCCTGCATGAATTCTGAGATAATAGATCACTATACATGGTCTTCCTTAGCAGTAAATTTTCTTGTGCTAGTCTTAGAACTGGATCCATAATTGGGTAATAATAGTCTATGCTTGTTTCAGTTTTACAAATATATTGGGGTTGGAAGTATACATTAAATGATAGAGACATGGTAACTGTAAAGAAATGaatgcatttttcttttcaagtcCTCGAGAAATCGCATTTCCAGAGCGTTTGATGCGCGTTCGCTTTTAACTATAAGATGGGAATTGaaaccaaaaatcaaattaaattaagtcaAGAACTTAAAAACGCgtataagaaaataacaataagcTAACCTCATCAAGCATGCTGACAAGTTTTGCCTTCTTCATCTGAAGCTCCTGTCTTTGTGCTGTGGTTAGCTCAGCTCCACGTTTAGCCCCATTTTCACCAGCACTCGAACCCTCTCCTGTCACAGCAGCGATCGATTCTTTGTTCATCTTTATCTTCTCCTTGGTCCCCTCAGACACGTCAGTCTTTATCCCTTTCCCCACATTAACAACTTCATCAAGAAGCTCTTGCGCTGCTCTCAAGTACTTCGATCCCAAAACAACACTTTGAACTCCGGAAATCCCATTCGAAACAACGGAAACCGACGACGGTGAATTCCCAGATATCCTCATATCATCAGCTAGTGATATGGTGGGAACTTGAGATTGTCCTTGGATATCTGTTTCAACATTACTTGACCTGTAAGTCACCTGCTGCTGGGATGATAGACTCAGGGACAAACCTTGTCTCGGTGACGCTACCGGCCGACGTAACCCCAACTGCGATGCAACATCGTGGGCCCCACCCGAGTTCGCTGCTGCTGCAGCCGCTGCCGACACCACCTGAGCATGGCTACTTCCTGGTGAATTCTGATGATCGATGTTTGGTCCCCACAAGTTATAGTGGACACCGGAGACTATACCATGAAGGGATGGACGGTGGGGATCATCCGAACTGCCTGGTCTGATGGAAGCAGCTGGTGTAGGGAGAGGGAGACCCAGTAGGTGGTGATGGTTAGGAGGTGGCGCGTGGTGTAGGCTTGTAGGGTTCAGCGCGTTACCGGCGGGGTTCAAGAAGAACATGTTAGTGGCAGCAGCTGGTTGGTGTGTGTCAGAGTAGGGCACGTAGTTGGGATTCATGAGATAGAGTGTTTGCATCGTCCCATCAGGTGCAGCAGCAGAAGCAGCTTGGAATTCTGAGCTCCCATGAAAGTACGTCGCCATCTTGATTTGAAAGCCACCCCTCAAAAGAAAGCCTCTTGTTGCAGTGTACGGAAACTGCACAACTGAAAGAAAAATGTCCAAGGTAGCTTTGTAAAGAATAAAGAGTAGTTTCTCCCTTTTTCCAATCGCTGGAGTACTAGAGCTTGACTTGAAGTTAACAAATCATCAGCCCATTTTGATGTTCAATTCATTGCAATTTGGTGAGGACATGGACCTTGCTTTTCTGGACATGACCTGGAAAAAAAGTGAATCCACAGCATAGATAAGGAGAGAAACTTAGAAATCCTCTAATCTGAAACCGTAacttagaaattaaaaaaaaataatttgagcTGTATATGTTTCTAGGaactgaagaagaaagatgagaagagagaagagaaagatgTAAAATATTGGAGCAAGTTGTTTATATATGGAcagagaaagagggagagagagagaaacaaaaaattttaaggtaTTGAGATGATAGATTTGCTCATCAAGAGTGACACAGAAAACCCCATCAAAGAAAAGCTGAGCTTCTctataatgaataaaataaaaaaagatatccgaaaaaaaaaatggggaaAGGAACCCATCAAACGGATGTTGCAGAGACAGGCAAAGTACCATATTCCAATCCCATTATGGCTAAAAACACACGAAAGAGGATGCATCTGAGAGCACACACGTTCTGTCTAAATGTATATCATGGAAGAAAATCTTTTTAGGCTTTGGTGTATAGTTTGCTGATCTTGTCAGACTCAAATTCTTTgctattttcttcctttcagtgtataaatatatgataacaactaaaagaaatagagagagagagagagagagagagagatgtgGTTTCAAGACTCTCAActacaagcaagaaaaaaaaaacagaggaATGATGCCCActtatttctctttctctttcttggttttttttttctttccaaaaaatATGGGCCTTTGCTGCTTTCTCATTGGGGgaattaaataacaaaataaataaattcactgtttgataaattgtctttGCTTTATGTACACCCCCTTCTTTATCTTATCTCCTATAGTGTATTGGGTGTTAGGTACCAGCAGTAgattttggaaataaaaaaagagcaaaaaaaaaaaaagaaaagaaaattgcaGTGACTTGGAGTCGCTTGATCCTActttttcaaatcatttgATGCAGGCCCGTTTGATAAGGGAGCACATATAAAGCAGTGTGtgtgagagagaagaaaaagatgtaaataaaaaattaaaataaaattcttttgaataaaaaacTATAGGAAAGTGGAGCAGCAAAAACAAGCAGCTGAAAAACGAGGAAATGTCCATTTCTACAGAGGGCTTAATAATAGAGACCAATAAGAGGGGCAAGGGTTAGAGAAATCACTCATCGTTGGGCGTTCTTGGGCTTTTAAAGCTTTATCCAAATATCTCTTTGTCTTGCatttgctttttcttctttcctttatgataattattccttttctttcttttttttttgtcttgtaATTTTTTGTGGTAGGATGCAATAGCTAGAAGATAAAGCACAATGAAATCCACTCTCTTTAaagcacacacacacacacatttttataaaaaatatatggaaTAATATTTTCTATCTATTTTACTAATCAACATCTTTAGGAAAAAGCTTATATTGAATATGTAACCATGATAATCTAATTCattatatctttttttattttaaaaaattttggcttggagctttttcatttatgtgatgtgaataaaatcaatattgGAAGAAAATCAGTCACATTAAATTTGATAATAGTGAAATGCAGTGCTGTGCTTTGCAAATTTATTTGGAGGAAAATAATATTGTTAGTATCAAAGAATGTGCCCTGTCTGATCAATCAGTGAGCCACTGAAGGGCCACCATTGGGCAATTGAATCAATCAATTACCCTAGTTAAGAAAAGTACAGTCAAAGTTTTGACTTAGTTATCATTAGATTCAATCAATAGGTGACCAGCTAGCCACCAACTGGCTCATGTACACTGCTCATTTGTTCCTAACTTTGTTCTTTTGCCAACACTAGGAAATAAGGTCGAATTTAGGCAGTAAAtcactctttatttatttacctctGTAGAAAAATGGACATGTCCTGGTTTTTCAGCTGTTACTAGTactcaataattaaataacatTGGATCAAGAAATgctatctttttctttaatctgGCATGTGTACTCTAATACCGACGCTTGCTGTCATGCCCAAATTTGGGAGGGCCTTTACTCAGCAGTCAGCAACTGAAGTGCCTTTTCACTAAGAAAAGACTGCTACCAAAATCAGCACGAAAAAGAAACCTTCAacaataaaccaaaaaaaaaaaatctttgcaTCAGACTTAGCTCAGCAGGCTGAGTTCACGGGTAAAAATTTACACCCAACTAAATTTTCCTGTCAAACAGTGAAATTTTTACTGCTCCTTATTTGAATGTCTCTGTCATGATTCTTTGGGATTAGGGATGTtgccttttgttttgtttttctttaatgcTTCGTCCATTGCATTGCATGCAATCAGAAAGTTAAATAAAGTTGTCTTTTcctttaattatattattacttCCTTAATTACTAccatatttaaatatatatatatatatatatatatgtatatatatgaatataccAAGTTAACTTTCTTTCAATGTCAATACGAAAGGGGAAAGTTGAATGATGATGGATTAGTGTGGGATATTAGATGTACCATTTGCCTTTGTTGTTGCAATATTTAAGGCTTATaagttttcttattttccttcttcttcaaGTAAGAAGCATCACTTTTTGgcttatatatttcatttaatgaatttattacataAATCATATCTCAATCAATGGATACCGCTAagaattaaaaacattaaaaattatttcgTGAATGTTCAAGAAaactttgtttttaattttgacatgcTATTAACCAGTTCACACATTTGATTCTAAGAGTTAtgataatacaaatatatatacatataagaGTTATGATAATACAAGGAGCAATAGATAAAAACAGCAAAAACCTAGGGACCCCATATGAAACATTTTCAATTACAAAGAGGAAGATATAGGAGTTAATTAGTGGGTTAGTATTAAAACTGGGATGACAAGTGGGCTTTCACTTTAAATAATCATCATAATATCATCATTAGTTGAGAAGCATATCTTATCAACTAACTAATGAAAAGGGATTAAAGTAAAATTGATTGAAGAGGGGGACTAATTAAAGTAAGTCATCTCGTGTGCCATCAAAATATGGAACTGCTAATTTTTAGATGGCCATGATGGGCACACCAGTTTCTTTTGTCTTTCTGTTCTACCCTCGTCTTTAACATCATTCAAATTAATTAGCCTACCAATCCTCTCAGCTAGGCCATGATTATCCTAACATATCCTTGCTAAACTATTTCAAAAGATTCccatattttcttgtttccaAGTTAACGAAGCAACCTCCATATTTTGTAAGCTATATGTTTTCCCATACGGATCATATGATATGGCAGctgaaatttatttatttttctgacTATTAAACAAAACTAGGGAAGATGAAGCCTATATAGTCGGTAAATTgtgaataatattttttctcttttttaataaaattatatgtaGAAGCTACAATTGGAAGCAAATAATTCTCAATATGTATcacataacataaaaaattaatatacaaAACAACCAATAACAAGTAAGCTAAACCAACATAAAGCGGATTAAATCcatgtatggtgagacttgaaCATGTTATTTGAAAGtctcaaaatctttttttttttttatctcttaGAACTCAAATTAGTGTATAGCGGGgttgcttttaattttttgtatacCGGGGCAGGTCCTTTTGTAAACCTGCAACCGTTTTGGTTTACTAATACAAGGTATAAAATTATAGCTTTTCAAAAAACTCTTGATTGTCAtcaaatttagttatttttatgtatatatgaaacAAGAACACAGTAGCACTTagaattttgacttttttacTTGAAAGGTAAGACCTTACTTACCTTTATtaccttatatatatatatatatattaattgaaagaaaaatatttaaaatttactttttaagtaaaaattatatattaatcaatgaattaaatgttcaaatgtatgtgtatgtatatatatatatatataatagtaagtTGTAACTGATGTTAATCTTTTGTAATTAGAGAGAGTATAACGGATGTGACAGAAACCTTATGTTAAGAAGACACCTATCCATCCAATGCAGTGATTTGCTTTTGCATGGTGGCCAAAATAATCATGGTTAACTGGTCCACAAAAGTTTCCCTTTtgaatcaattcttcttaacAACATCTGGAGCCCCATCAAACTCAGcattatcaaatataaatcccATCCCATCGCTTGCTTTTGCGCTTCCCTCAACCTGAATGTGACGCCTCTTTTGGATCGAATATCCCCAACTTTGCTCGTTGCCTTTGCCCTTGTTCATTACAACATTTCTTCTACCACCATGTATCTCTCTTATTTATATCTCTATGTACATGTCTTCTCTCATGGCTATAGCTGGATTAGATTGCACAATTTCTCTGCCCAAAtgttttctatatatatacaaaccCAAATTCAATGTGATCTATAGTTACTTCAACACAcccaaattttttcatttgatcCATCACTTAAGACCTCAGTGCTATTCTATTTGAAATCGgtaaatttgaatataattttttgaatgggatattattttttgaatttgatcGTGTGTGATAATCGCATGCATCACttgattgaaattaaatggtaAAGGTAAAACGAAATTtggataaaaattttaaaacaaaaaataaaataatattaattatttttcattttcaagttAAAACATGACAACAAAATTCTTTTGGATGTCTTtgatttgtaatttaattttattatttgaattgcagattttccataaaaaaaaggccaaaaaagtgtctccatatatatatattttttatggccGTTGGGTGTGAAGTGTGAAATCCAACCCCAAATTAACGCAATGAAAATGGTTAGATTGAGTCCATTAGTGTTGGTGAAGAGCATAGAAAAACAGCATTATTAAggacaaatatattgagtGAAATTGGAGTTGGACCACCAGAGGGGGTAGTTGATAATTCTAGCTCATTCATTAGCCACGAAATGTGGGTCTCTTACATGTCATTTTCTCACCGAAAGCCCCGTTAGACACGCAAGCGTAGCAgggtttggtttttctctGAATCAAATGGCCCCCCCAAAGTGCCCCTGCCACATCCCTAGTGCTAGCCTTGCTACTACCTTTAAATGAAATGTCCATCTATTTTTGGCCCTTTTATTTGGCCACCATTGTCACACATTTCCTTTGAGCCCTCCTATCCATCGATGCTATGGCACCCCATTTGTTTTGATCCGCTGGATGATCATTTTGATATATTACAACTGTCACCAGTGCGGCTAGATCAATGCGTTCGGTAGGCTTACAGTCGAGCTAAGCCGGTTCGAACTCGAAGCTCGAGCTTGGTTCAAACTcgtttaactttttttatacttaaatttgactcaaaaaataattgaattatttgAACACAATTTATGAAATTGACTCCAGCACCATAAGAATTAGCAAGATATAGAATGTCATAATATCCTCGtcatttagatttttttcatatatattttttctcgATTtcacattttgatttttaatacaTGCAATATTCTTgttcaattattttaaatatgtacaagtatttttaatgtaattttttatacaaaattttgagcaacactgatttttttgttaaaagacgaaaaatatttgtatgttttaatgtttaaaatcACATTATATAATGAGTGTGAAATTAAATACTAAAAAATTTGGGAATGCTCAACCCCATGAAGGGACCATGGAAATTAATAAGGACAAGGAGTAGATCCTATCTTGAACCAGCGCTCGAGAGCGATCCAAGGGTTTGGGAATATGGGGACATAGACAAGTAGGAACGCACTCCCCATCCTCGTTGTCACTTCTTTTTCAATGCCTATTATAATTAAACTTTAGTCTATCTAAACTACAcccatcctttttttttttttgaattttaatttgctTTTGCTGTATTTctcaatattaaaaaaaaaaaacttttgattTGATCATCTATCATTCAAATATCATATAAGTACCATCGATGGAATGCTAACACGTTATCTGTAATTTTTGATTTGATCAATACTTTCTAATACAACAGCCACATTCCCACTGTCATGATCTTGTGACATGGCAACTTTGTTATCATTTGCATTAGTTCTGATGATGGGATTGAAGAATCACAAATTCATAACAAAAACATTAGGGACTCTATTGAATGTTTCCAAATTAATTGTACTAGTAGCTACAACTCAAAAATCACAAACAATGCAAGCTTATTGCTCTCTACATCTCAATGTTGAATGTTCATCTTTCTCTTTCAAGTTATCTTAAAGCAATTGtgccatttctttttcttcttttagcGTCTACAACTTTCTCTTTTACATCCCATAATTTGTGTTTAATATCTTTTTAGAGATTTACTTTCAGACAAGATGTGAtaaaataagttaataatCTACATCGAGTCTATAATTGGGTTGTACATGACAATGCATTCGAGTTGACATTTTACGTAATTGTTAtccaatttatatatatatatatatataatttacttttttaaaaagaagttaataacctgtgtttatttcttttggaTCCAAATTCCTCGTATCATGTAAGGTGATACAAATACTATtaatttactaaaaaaattttcttattttcttaaaatttttaaaaagtaatttgTGAACAACTTTATTGATCAAGCCAATCATGATAAGCACATGTGAACAAGCGTGCTTGGTCGTGACGGGCCACAGATGTTTAATCGTCGGGTTGCGAACGTTCCCATTACCCTAAAAACAAAGCTACTAACAATAATTCAGTCAATTGGTCATTTTCAACGTAAAGCTTAATGTTACTAGCAGGGAACATATACACGTAAATTAAATATAGACTTGAAAAGGTACTGTTGAAAGCATGGAATCTATAACCTAACTTTTACAAGTACAAATTAAATGACCAGATTGAAAAGGAAATGGTAAAGATAAGACCTGAGATGTACAGTGTTGGTCCTCTTTTGGGACGACTCATTCAAATATGCatcatttgaagaaaaaaaaatttcaactttgaAAGAGGAAATGACAATTGATAAAAATGTCTTCTCCTAGCTGCCATAGAActttccattttcatttcccATTACTTCAACTTAAACTATAAGTTGATATATAAGGCCCAGATGACAGTCTAATTGAACCATAATTTTGCCTTTAAAAGGGAAGTTTTTTAAAACAGTACCGCTTCTCTTTAGGGCTcaactattaaaaataattagaaTAATAAGTTTATCAATGAGTGCTTCcgaatattatatttatatataacatatttcATCCCtaaacaaatttatttatttttatgtataaaaaaagcatacttttttcctttttttttctacaatgtaaaataataataactttcCAATCCCCATTGTGATTCTCTCTATACCACTACTATAGTTAGATTCAACCTCGactaatttccttttatttttttttaaaaacaaagtatgaatatattaattgaaagaggaaaaagatcCTTCATTCCGTCATTTACAAAAGACCTGCAATACAGCAAAAATCATCTGTAGGGGGCAAAGTAGTCCATGGAGAGACGCAAGGGTAGAGTGTCACGAACTACACTCTTTCACTTAAGTAGACGATAGTCTATGCTGTACTTGAGTAGACGTTTCCACGCAAGCTAGCTAATAACTCGTTTATATCTGATCAAACATCAACAATAGTAACAAATTAGACTAAGGCAATACACATTGAAATCATAAGGTATACTGAATGCCATATAAGCAACCACtgaaaccaaataaaaaaaaatattttattaatataaaaatgagtACAAAGAGAACAAGACCCGCCATCATCGGGCTATAAAGGCAACTTTAGATGATTCGCTACAAATATTCCTTTACTAGTGAGGCAGCTGAACAATCCTCCGACTACTCACCACTTGTAAAGAGTTTACGAGATTTTACAAGTATTCTACCAATAGCCATTACAATACTTGAAATGAGGACATTCTTTTGCTAAAGGGTCTTTTCCCTTATAGACTTAACAAATATTTCTAGACATGTCACAATAAGCCATTACAATGTTTGAATGGGGAACATTTTCCTCACAATTACAAAAGAATCAATATCCTAGACAACTCTAGCCTATCATAGTCCGAGACAAGGTTGACTCATGACAGGGAGCCTCACATAGTTTTGGGGGCcataattcttaaatttttttatattatataaaaattttaaagtctttaatatattctcttaacggccccttcaataattttttatttaataattaatataaataaagaataacaaaaaataccCCATATGCTTCActcaattttaaagttttttttttatttttttaatttatattattatactATTTGCTCATATGCTCTAAGTTTCTGTGGATTtgctttttcaaatttctacaaatcatcaaccatattctttttcttttttttttgttatgtcaTATGTAAGTTCCatcttttacttgttatgttcatttttttctattatgtggattttatttttcatgattttaatttttaaaaattaataaattattatataattctcaaatataagttgtaaCGTTACATTGTTgcttaaattttatcaatgtataattttttaattaaacctGATTATGTAAGAGGAAATTATGTTGAgtatatcttttttatatgctttacattttatattaaattaaaaggaaattat from Theobroma cacao cultivar B97-61/B2 chromosome 9, Criollo_cocoa_genome_V2, whole genome shotgun sequence harbors:
- the LOC18590208 gene encoding BEL1-like homeodomain protein 1; this encodes MATYFHGSSEFQAASAAAPDGTMQTLYLMNPNYVPYSDTHQPAAATNMFFLNPAGNALNPTSLHHAPPPNHHHLLGLPLPTPAASIRPGSSDDPHRPSLHGIVSGVHYNLWGPNIDHQNSPGSSHAQVVSAAAAAAANSGGAHDVASQLGLRRPVASPRQGLSLSLSSQQQVTYRSSNVETDIQGQSQVPTISLADDMRISGNSPSSVSVVSNGISGVQSVVLGSKYLRAAQELLDEVVNVGKGIKTDVSEGTKEKIKMNKESIAAVTGEGSSAGENGAKRGAELTTAQRQELQMKKAKLVSMLDEVEQRYRQYHHQMQIVVSSFEQAAGFGAARSYTALALQTISKQFRCLKDAISGQIKATSKSLGEEDCLGAKVEGSRLRFVDHQLRQQRALQQLGMMQHNAWRPQRGLPERAVSVLRAWLFEHFLHPYPKDSDKHMLAKQTGLTRSQVSNWFINARVRLWKPMVEEMYLEEVKERERNGSEENGNKSEQKESGSSSSAQQESAALKMDQVKTQSKPDKSINQNTSPTEFSNSTISTSPMGGSLLPQTAFNLIGSSDLDGTATRRSPKKPRGINDMHNSPSSILSMDMDMKQGETREINIKFGEERLSKDSYSLLTGTANHGGGFGTYSTMGEIGRFDPEQLTPRFPGNSVSLTLGLPHCDNLSLSGNQQNFLSNQNIQLGRRLELGPSESDFCGINNQQASHSSTGYENIEMQNRKRFAAQLLPDFVA